A single region of the Arthrobacter sp. V1I7 genome encodes:
- a CDS encoding dihydroxyacetone kinase subunit DhaK translates to MKKIINKPEDFVNEMIEGILLAHPDKLKTPGDDPRILVRADAPVAGKVGIVTGGGSGHLPLFKGYVGHGLCSGVAIGNVFSSPSSQQCFEATKAVSGGAGVLYLYGNYGGDVFNFDLAADLAELEDIETRTVVGRDDVASQPKDNRLERRGVAGLIFAYKAAGAAADRGDSLREVAAVAEDVVDNTATMGIGLSPTILPTTGALSFDLPDGEMEIGIGIHGEPGIHRGVLEPADAITDRLVDALVEDLELADGDRVAVLVNGMGATPLEELYVMYRRVHQILSGRGVAISRNYIGEYATSLEMAGASISLLKLNDDRLALLDAPASSPFFQEV, encoded by the coding sequence GTGAAGAAGATCATTAACAAGCCAGAGGACTTCGTCAACGAGATGATCGAGGGAATCCTCCTCGCGCACCCTGACAAGCTGAAGACTCCTGGAGATGACCCCCGAATCCTCGTCCGCGCCGATGCTCCCGTTGCAGGCAAGGTAGGTATCGTCACCGGTGGCGGTTCCGGGCATCTTCCTTTGTTCAAGGGCTACGTCGGCCACGGGCTGTGCTCCGGCGTGGCAATCGGCAATGTCTTCAGCTCGCCCAGCTCTCAGCAGTGTTTCGAGGCAACAAAAGCGGTAAGCGGCGGTGCCGGCGTGCTGTATCTCTACGGGAACTACGGCGGGGACGTCTTCAACTTCGATCTGGCTGCCGATCTGGCCGAGCTTGAAGACATTGAAACGCGGACCGTTGTGGGACGGGACGACGTCGCCAGCCAGCCCAAGGACAATCGCCTTGAGCGACGCGGCGTCGCCGGCTTGATCTTCGCCTACAAGGCAGCCGGTGCGGCAGCCGACCGCGGGGACAGCCTCCGCGAGGTGGCGGCGGTCGCCGAGGACGTCGTCGATAATACGGCGACGATGGGAATCGGGCTGTCACCAACTATCCTTCCCACCACGGGTGCGTTGAGCTTCGACCTGCCTGACGGAGAAATGGAAATCGGGATCGGGATCCACGGCGAGCCGGGGATCCACCGCGGCGTCCTGGAGCCCGCGGATGCCATCACGGATCGTCTGGTTGATGCGCTCGTCGAGGATCTTGAGCTCGCTGACGGCGACCGCGTCGCCGTTCTTGTGAACGGCATGGGCGCAACGCCCCTGGAAGAGCTCTACGTCATGTACCGCCGCGTGCACCAGATCCTCTCCGGCCGTGGCGTTGCGATCAGCAGGAACTACATCGGCGAGTATGCGACCAGCCTGGAGATGGCTGGCGCCTCTATCTCCCTTCTCAAGCTCAACGACGACCGGCTGGCGCTGTTGGATGCACCAGCTTCCTCACCGTTCTTCCAGGAGGTTTGA
- a CDS encoding NAD(P)-dependent oxidoreductase has protein sequence MKVLVTGSRGKVGTAVVRVLIAAGHDVTGSDLGRHAFDRILPGEPGYQQADLTDAGQAYGIVRGFDAVVHAGAIPEPTHNPPHIVFQNNIMGTFNMIEASIRAGVKVFVNISSETVPGFFFPERPVLPDYAPVDENHPIRPQDPYALSKVFGEELCDAAVRRSDMRCISIRPSHVQHAGNYERNLGGQVRDAGELSPNLWSYVDSEDLADAIALAVESNIPGHEVFYIANPDNVGGRDFAAVLKEYYGDQIELRALDRVDASGISCAKAERMLGWKAKRSWRDHLDTEGHAIER, from the coding sequence ATGAAAGTTCTCGTCACAGGATCCCGTGGCAAGGTGGGCACAGCTGTTGTCCGTGTCCTCATCGCGGCGGGACACGACGTCACTGGCTCGGACCTCGGCCGCCACGCTTTTGACCGAATCCTGCCCGGGGAACCGGGCTATCAGCAGGCGGACCTCACGGACGCCGGCCAAGCATACGGGATCGTTCGTGGCTTCGACGCGGTCGTCCACGCCGGGGCCATTCCCGAACCAACCCACAACCCGCCGCACATTGTGTTCCAGAACAACATCATGGGCACCTTCAACATGATTGAGGCCTCCATTCGGGCGGGCGTCAAAGTCTTCGTCAACATCTCCAGCGAAACCGTACCGGGGTTCTTCTTCCCCGAGCGCCCTGTCCTCCCCGACTACGCACCGGTAGACGAGAACCACCCGATCCGGCCACAGGATCCGTACGCCCTGTCCAAGGTGTTCGGAGAAGAGCTGTGCGACGCCGCGGTGCGCCGTAGCGATATGCGCTGCATCTCCATCCGGCCGAGTCACGTCCAGCACGCCGGCAACTACGAACGGAATCTTGGCGGCCAAGTCCGTGACGCCGGGGAGCTGAGCCCAAACCTGTGGAGCTACGTTGACTCGGAAGACCTCGCCGACGCAATCGCGCTGGCCGTTGAATCAAACATTCCTGGTCACGAAGTCTTTTACATCGCCAACCCCGACAACGTCGGCGGGCGCGATTTCGCCGCCGTGCTCAAAGAGTATTACGGGGATCAGATTGAGCTGCGAGCGCTGGACCGGGTCGATGCCTCCGGTATCTCATGTGCAAAGGCAGAACGGATGCTCGGCTGGAAAGCCAAGCGGTCGTGGCGTGATCACCTGGACACCGAAGGCCACGCCATCGAGCGATAG
- a CDS encoding NAD(P)/FAD-dependent oxidoreductase encodes MNFAKTHDVAIIGGGAAGLSAAVTLARSLRSVVLVDGGEPRNAPAAGAHNILGHDGITPVELLASGRREAERYGAEIRQDRAVAARRRDGGFDVDLAGGGTVRARRLLLATGLIDELPDVPGVRGFWGRSVLHCAYCHGWEVRGQRIGVLGTSPLSVHQALLFRQLSDDVTLFLHTMPAPVGEASDQLAALDIRVVNGAVDRLHAENDVLSAVVLDDGQEFLVDAVTVAPRFIARADLYEQLGGALTDHPLGAFIATGPMGRTDIPGVWAAGNVSDLGAMVAAAAGAGVAAGAAINADLVTEDAGAAVRARAESTAPSTEARDTGAR; translated from the coding sequence ATGAACTTTGCAAAGACGCATGACGTCGCGATCATCGGAGGTGGTGCCGCGGGCCTAAGCGCCGCCGTCACCTTGGCGCGATCCCTGCGCTCGGTGGTCCTCGTGGATGGCGGCGAGCCGCGGAATGCGCCCGCCGCTGGTGCGCACAACATTCTCGGGCACGACGGAATCACCCCGGTGGAACTGCTGGCGTCCGGGCGGCGGGAGGCGGAGCGCTACGGGGCTGAGATCCGCCAGGACCGTGCCGTCGCTGCGCGCCGTCGTGATGGCGGGTTCGACGTGGATCTCGCCGGCGGCGGGACTGTCCGGGCGCGTCGGCTCCTGCTCGCCACGGGGCTAATTGACGAACTCCCCGACGTACCCGGCGTCCGGGGGTTCTGGGGACGGAGCGTGCTGCACTGCGCCTACTGCCACGGGTGGGAGGTGCGCGGACAGCGAATCGGTGTTCTCGGCACGAGCCCCCTAAGCGTCCACCAGGCTCTCCTGTTCCGGCAGCTCAGTGATGACGTCACGCTGTTCCTCCACACGATGCCCGCCCCGGTCGGCGAGGCATCAGACCAGCTCGCCGCCCTGGACATCCGGGTCGTGAACGGCGCCGTCGACCGGCTTCACGCTGAGAACGATGTCCTGAGCGCTGTCGTCCTCGACGACGGGCAGGAGTTCCTCGTGGACGCAGTGACTGTGGCACCCCGGTTCATTGCGCGGGCAGACCTGTACGAGCAGTTGGGCGGAGCACTAACCGATCATCCGCTCGGCGCGTTCATCGCGACCGGACCGATGGGGCGGACGGATATCCCCGGCGTCTGGGCAGCAGGGAACGTCAGCGACCTCGGGGCGATGGTCGCTGCCGCAGCGGGAGCCGGGGTCGCGGCCGGCGCCGCCATCAATGCAGATCTCGTGACCGAGGATGCCGGTGCCGCCGTTCGAGCGCGGGCGGAAAGCACCGCCCCTTCCACGGAGGCGCGTGACACGGGTGCTCGGTGA
- a CDS encoding DAK2 domain-containing protein, with the protein MHSTELIEQIQRSLTEVVKSADELRDLDQALGDGDLGITITLGAGAVIEALAELPDGATPAEISRACAKAFANANPSTMAALVAGGLLAGSKTWKDLDNVDLSAAARFVRAAGDNIAQRGKTQIGDKTIVDAIMPAADALDAGEDGAGGLDAAIAAAEKAVIDTRSLRSRRGRAAWLQERSIGLQDPGATAMWRFLESWRTASVAARS; encoded by the coding sequence ATGCACTCTACAGAGCTGATTGAACAGATCCAGCGCAGCCTGACAGAGGTCGTCAAGTCCGCGGACGAATTGCGTGACCTCGACCAGGCGCTGGGGGATGGTGACCTGGGCATCACCATCACGCTCGGAGCCGGTGCGGTCATCGAAGCCCTGGCGGAGCTTCCGGATGGGGCCACGCCGGCCGAGATTTCGCGCGCCTGTGCAAAGGCTTTCGCTAACGCCAATCCTTCGACGATGGCGGCCCTGGTGGCCGGCGGGCTACTCGCAGGATCAAAGACGTGGAAAGACCTCGACAACGTGGACCTCTCGGCGGCCGCACGATTCGTGCGGGCCGCGGGCGACAATATCGCGCAGCGTGGCAAGACTCAGATCGGTGACAAGACCATTGTTGATGCCATCATGCCTGCCGCAGATGCTCTCGACGCTGGTGAGGATGGAGCCGGCGGCCTCGATGCGGCCATCGCTGCGGCCGAAAAGGCAGTGATCGACACACGTTCGCTGCGCTCTCGGCGAGGACGTGCCGCATGGCTTCAGGAGCGCAGCATCGGCCTCCAGGACCCGGGGGCAACCGCGATGTGGCGCTTCCTTGAATCCTGGCGCACGGCCTCAGTGGCCGCCAGGTCCTAG
- a CDS encoding FGGY-family carbohydrate kinase, whose product MREVVLGIDIGTSSSKGVLVDFGGKIHATAVRNHEVSRPAPGHVEMDAAIWWQEFIEISRELTATEDVQVVGVGVSGMGPCVLIADEDARALRPAILYGIDTRAVEQIDCINAAFGQQSIVDRCGSALSTQAVGPKLAWLADHEPGVASRARMLFMPSSWLAYQLTGEYVLDHHSASQCTPMYDTSTHEWYPPYADPLIQSIELPLLVWPGDIIGHVNLVASDRTGIPRGVPVIGGTIDAWSEAVSVGAHRPGDLMLMYGTTMFLVNTLQARTTSSSLWGTVGVVPGTYNLAGGMATSGAITAWLRTIVGSPDFSTLLSEADKSGPGANGLLMLPYFAGERTPVADPNARGLVAGLTLDHTRGDLYRATLEATAFGVRHNVDALTNMGGDVRRTIAVGGGTQGGLWTQIVSDVTGLEQQIPSVTIGASFGAAYLAAEALGSAVIGDWNPIVSVTQPRQDSSARYERLYGLYRELYESTASVTHQLVDLASTLSRNPTT is encoded by the coding sequence ATGCGGGAAGTTGTCCTGGGCATCGATATCGGCACGTCCAGCAGCAAGGGCGTCCTGGTAGATTTCGGCGGCAAGATTCATGCCACCGCAGTGCGAAATCATGAGGTGTCCAGACCAGCCCCAGGGCATGTGGAAATGGACGCTGCCATCTGGTGGCAGGAGTTCATTGAAATATCCCGTGAGCTGACAGCTACGGAAGACGTCCAGGTAGTAGGAGTAGGGGTCAGCGGCATGGGCCCCTGTGTCCTTATTGCCGATGAGGACGCCAGGGCGCTGCGTCCCGCCATCCTTTATGGAATCGACACCCGGGCCGTGGAACAGATCGACTGCATTAATGCGGCCTTCGGTCAGCAATCGATTGTGGATCGATGCGGATCAGCGCTATCCACCCAGGCTGTCGGGCCTAAGCTGGCGTGGCTGGCCGATCATGAGCCGGGCGTCGCCTCAAGAGCCCGAATGCTCTTCATGCCGAGTTCCTGGCTGGCTTATCAGCTGACGGGGGAGTACGTCCTCGACCATCACTCGGCGAGCCAGTGCACACCCATGTACGACACGTCCACTCACGAGTGGTACCCGCCGTACGCAGATCCACTGATTCAATCCATCGAGCTGCCCCTGCTGGTCTGGCCCGGAGACATTATCGGCCACGTGAATCTGGTTGCTTCGGACAGGACGGGCATTCCAAGGGGGGTGCCCGTCATCGGCGGAACAATCGATGCCTGGTCGGAAGCCGTCAGTGTGGGCGCCCACCGTCCGGGCGATTTGATGCTGATGTACGGCACAACCATGTTCCTGGTGAATACTCTGCAGGCAAGAACGACATCGTCGTCACTGTGGGGCACGGTCGGAGTGGTGCCGGGTACCTACAACCTTGCCGGCGGCATGGCCACGTCCGGTGCCATCACAGCCTGGCTCCGGACGATAGTCGGTTCCCCTGACTTTTCGACCCTGCTGTCCGAGGCGGATAAGTCAGGCCCCGGCGCGAATGGGCTGCTCATGCTCCCGTATTTTGCGGGTGAGCGCACACCCGTAGCGGATCCGAACGCCCGTGGACTCGTCGCAGGACTCACCTTGGACCATACCCGTGGCGACTTGTACCGGGCCACGCTGGAGGCGACCGCGTTCGGAGTACGACACAACGTCGACGCTCTAACAAACATGGGCGGGGACGTGCGACGCACGATCGCCGTTGGCGGCGGTACGCAGGGAGGCCTATGGACGCAAATCGTTTCAGACGTCACAGGCCTGGAACAGCAGATACCTTCCGTGACCATCGGGGCCAGTTTCGGGGCCGCCTATCTGGCAGCCGAGGCGCTGGGGTCAGCGGTGATCGGAGACTGGAACCCAATCGTGTCAGTAACGCAGCCTCGCCAGGATTCGTCGGCCAGATACGAGAGGCTTTACGGGCTGTACAGGGAGCTTTACGAGTCCACGGCTTCCGTCACCCATCAACTCGTTGACCTTGCCTCTACGTTAAGCAGGAACCCCACTACTTAG
- a CDS encoding ABC transporter permease yields the protein MKSADTETNSLSRLNDSIESAWTRVLDRVSLQGGVKRMLVLVVIAFVIFAALKPSVFLSGTNLRNIALNSPEIGVLAIAMMLAMLTGGIDLSLVATANLAAITMSTVYTAVAASNPTLAEQSFPLILLAGIAVGVVGGCINGLLISVVGITPILATLGTMQIFNGIAVAWTGGKTLNGTPAALTAIGASTLGGIPTLFFVFVLLAIAVGVIINRTPLGLRIQLQGANPTAARYSGIASQKTLMSTYVLTGLLSGIAGVFFIARNPTASADYGASYVLLVIVIAVLGGTNPNGGFATVLGVVLATLTLQIVSSGFTALRLSSYQYAIAQGLVLVAAMAFEQVRWRRRRRQIKPAIQPS from the coding sequence ATGAAAAGCGCCGATACAGAAACGAACTCGCTGAGCCGTCTCAATGACTCCATCGAGTCGGCCTGGACCCGTGTACTGGACCGGGTTAGCTTGCAAGGCGGCGTCAAACGGATGCTGGTTCTGGTGGTCATTGCGTTCGTCATCTTCGCGGCGCTCAAGCCGTCCGTCTTCCTCAGTGGCACCAATCTGCGCAACATCGCCCTGAATTCGCCCGAAATCGGGGTGCTCGCCATTGCCATGATGCTCGCCATGCTTACCGGAGGCATCGACCTGTCGCTGGTGGCCACGGCCAACCTCGCGGCCATCACAATGTCGACGGTCTATACGGCCGTTGCCGCCAGCAACCCGACCCTTGCGGAACAATCCTTCCCGCTCATTCTCCTCGCCGGCATCGCCGTAGGCGTTGTAGGTGGTTGCATCAACGGACTGCTGATTTCGGTCGTGGGCATCACCCCGATTCTCGCGACCCTCGGAACCATGCAGATTTTCAATGGAATTGCCGTTGCCTGGACGGGTGGCAAAACCTTGAACGGGACGCCCGCCGCCCTGACCGCTATCGGAGCATCCACACTCGGCGGGATTCCGACTCTGTTCTTCGTGTTTGTCCTCCTCGCCATAGCCGTCGGCGTCATAATCAATCGCACTCCTCTTGGTCTAAGAATTCAACTGCAGGGAGCCAACCCGACGGCGGCACGGTATTCGGGCATCGCGAGCCAGAAGACACTCATGAGCACTTACGTACTTACGGGTCTGCTCAGCGGCATCGCAGGCGTATTCTTCATCGCCCGCAACCCCACGGCCTCTGCCGACTACGGTGCGTCCTACGTTCTCCTGGTCATCGTCATCGCTGTCCTGGGCGGCACCAATCCCAACGGCGGCTTCGCTACCGTTCTGGGCGTCGTGTTGGCCACCCTCACCCTGCAGATCGTCTCCAGCGGTTTCACCGCGCTGAGGCTCTCGTCCTATCAGTACGCGATCGCCCAGGGCCTGGTACTCGTGGCGGCCATGGCCTTCGAACAAGTCCGGTGGCGCCGCCGTCGGCGCCAGATAAAACCCGCGATCCAGCCCAGCTAG